In the Necator americanus strain Aroian chromosome X, whole genome shotgun sequence genome, TGAAAACATACCACGTATCATCCAGACTGTATTCTGGTCCCTGAGcctcgccttcttcagaacctGACAGAGGCTCAGCGTCCACTTCGTCTTGCGTTCCACTTTCGTAGTCTGCGTTGATATCTAGCTTTTCGGTGTCACAATCGCCTTCGGTCCttttaattgttttctctGCTACTGTTTCGGATCCATAATCGTTATCATCGCTTTGGCAACGTTTCAGTTGTAAGTTTGCAAGCGGTTTTCGCGAACGTGAGTCGTGCGATTCGTGGTTGCTGCGGAAAGCTGCCATTGTTAACGCGTCCTTCTCTTCTGCTACTTGAGTTTCTCCAGTGCATAGTATCTTCTCAACCTAGGAATAAACCGttataaaaagacaaaaatattgatttaaGACGGCAGAACATGGgtaaaatatgtatatatgttgatagtcgaatttaagcagccaagattgttaacaaaatttattacggctaacgttttgtCCTTCCTCAATGTAGAAATACAGTGGTCCAATGGTGAATGGAAGACACGATGGTTCCGAAAACCTAGCAGCAAAAACATTCtagttcattgtctttccgctcacccttggaaagctaagaaatctgtggttaaaaacatgtttaggacagccgtaagggtgacatcagatgtccaggagcggatcgatgcgaCCAACCTAGCGCAGGCACGTAGGCCAGATCTTGGTGCGCAGCAAGAATATGCCACACTGGTTGagtcgaataagatcaatttctgcctgcccttcataaccgacgacctgagtaaagctatacgggctagtctggtgaaatgcggtctcgaggaccaagtgagagttgtggaaatacctccaacaaatctcaaaaacaactagttcaaaacagaatgtacgaccgctcctgtctcactccagactgtgtaatatgcccattcgggaaggaaggggactgcatggtctctggtgtagtctatctaatttcgtgcaaaacatgtggggaccaatacattggcgaaacagggcgccccctttgtgttcgcattaaaggacatctaagggggatgaaacaatcgaatgcagcaactcccctcggagttcaccgcagacaatgtcatgaaaacgttcctttctgcatagctgtcacaattctatcgtacgaatccgaaattatagctcgtagatctttagaagcgttttggataaatgcaaaaggtccaaaaatgaatagaaaggaagagtgcttagccgtgaccaacgagctggctccgtatcaagacctttgcgggtttgatctacggggtcatatgcgggtcgcatcctaattagtatcagcggagcaattgcaccacacggatatccgctaacatcacggcaacgcggctactgaggtaggcacaacgatttgggctttttttggttttgtttccgggtttaatatcctaggggatgatgacttgttctggatgaggcatttgagaggatatattgcaaatgctcttactttccaggctctgacgaaggcgacaacgccgaaacgttagccgtaataaattttgttaacaatcttgactgttgcttaaattcgactatcaacaagttgcaatctctatgccaagattcaaggaaagtcgaactttcgcacttatgtatatatgtatgcacATACacgtatgtatatatgtatggaagtatgtatatgtatgcatATAAAAACTAAACCAcgttgtaaagaaaaaaaaaagtatgcgAAATCACTGAAGGAAATACGATGGGAAGAAatttaattcagaaaaaataacatgtGGTGGTAAATCGCCAAAAAGAAATTGGATAACGTAAAAAAAGCAATTGCATTCATTGGCATAGAAAGCCAAAACTTAAGTAGGTACCCACTTTGAGAAGCTCATTAGGAGTGAGAGCAAGGAGAAGGTTGCGAATTTTGCTTAGTAGTGAGTAATAAGGGCGGAACATCTCGGAGATGTTCTCTTGTGGACCGTCAACATTTAGAGCTCCTTCCGGATAATAAATAAGTCccctagaaaaaataaattactaaCTTAAAAAGTATGAAGATAAAATTCGCGAATAATCTTACCAGACAATGGCAAGTCTAGGGATGCAAATCATAACAATAGGATCAAATGAGTCAATCTGTTCTTGGGTGATAAGCCGTTGTGCTAGAGCACGCTCAAGAACATCCGAAAACAACACGGCCACGTCTAGCTGTGCATCGTGCTCTTTTACTGACTTCACTGGCACCATAGCTGAGACATACCTAAACAGAAATTCATAGTGTATAAACAAACGAGAAGAAATCTGATGATATTGGGAAATATACTGTACACAACAATGTTCTCCATTATggatatttttaaagaaagatgaacatattcaaaaaaaaaaagattagacGAGAATGAATCACGAAGTGACACTAGGtatttaataagaaaaaagtaacgcCCAAACACCCAATACATGCACTATATTTCTCAAGGAACGTCATTCCTTTTGAAAGACGTAGAATAATCCATTACTTAACAAAATGACTATTGACAACATCGTCATACGCAAAATTTGATAAATGTCCCGCATGCCCAACAGCTCAAAACCACATTGCCAGAATTCGATGGAAATTACTAGCGTGATGAATAGCGACCAAATATAACGGGAAATAAACGTGGCAATACGCTAGATCTCGTGACTAGcccattataaaaaaaaattttaaaactcttTTAAACTAACATAAAGGAGagtaggaacaaaaaaaaaccatcaaaaacaaaaagcgcAGAAGGGATAGTTTAAAATGCAACGCTCCAAACTACAGTAATGTACAACtgagtgaaaaaataatgtgaCAATGTGAACTGCTAGGTCTTCTGGCATCACGCATAATATATCATTTGACAacgtgaaaaatttccaataaaaCCATAACTTACTGGAACTCAAAGGCCGCAAACAGGTGATCAAACTTTAAGAGGCTTTCTTTTATTGCATCCGTATAGATTAATGGGTCACGTAAAGATTGGTCCTTAAAATTGGTGCATTTTCTAGGAAGTATATGTAAGAACGAAATATTACCTTGAGAAGGTCACGAAGGGAATCGAGGTGGCGGGTGAGTTCCTTCGCAAGTGGTCGTATGGCGTCGGATTCGGATTCGTGGTCAATTATGCTAGATCCAGCAGCAAGGCACTGAAAACTCCAAATTAAGTAATTAAGGCCAACGAAAACTTGAGTCTAGGGTTAAGCGAACTCTTCCATTAATGAACCAAGTGCTAAAAGGCGCACTTTTACTAAGTAACAGGAGAAGTTTGATTCTTCTATGAAACTCCAGATCGTATATTTATACCGCACAAACTCCttactgtttattttatgATTAAAAATCTTGAATCTTGAATTTTAGAGTTTGTTGGGTGTGATCTCACCGAACTTTTATATGACATCACGACTCGTAGAATCTCCAAAACTAAATTCATCAAGAAAAATGAGTTCCCCGTAGTTAGAAACCAGTGGTTAGGtcgaaaacactgactcaCTCCAGGGAATAACTgacagaaaatgtttttcgtTGACTTTTTGATTTTCGCTTAGACACACTGCTCAATTGCACGTAGTATCTACAGTATGACAGGGAAATTGCTCACCATTCGGTAGACggtgaaacaaaaattgatgCAGTTATTTTCACGATGCAAAGTTCTATTTTACAAGGAATGCAACCACAACATGGACATCATATGGACGTGATCATAGTTGAATATAGCGAAGAGTTATTTCACTTTGACGAGAATACTCTTaactcacatttttttctacagccTTCCTCATTAAGAAATAATTGCAGGTGAAATTATTCTACACCAATTTACCTTAGTCTAagttagattttaaaaaacgctATAATGTTAGTAACGGAAGTTCAAGTTAAAAACAGCGAAGCAAAGTTTAAATGCTACGCTATGAAAAATGAGATGTAGGGACAAGTTTCAGTCTTTCGCATGACAACATCTTGGCAAAGTAGTAACGTTGGAACAAAAACACATCAATTCAGCTCTCTGAAGCTTTCTTGtacggagagatgaaaaatgaatgttttcatGACGCAGTTGTTATCTGTTTGCTACTCTGACGTAtatttctcttcagaaatataGAGTACCAGACCAAAAGCCTGCTAGTTAACTATCAGAAGATTGTGGAGAAGTACGGTACCCAGTTGGGGGTCTCTCCACAAGatataagaaaaaactaacgaaaaaaaatgaagctcaCCTCAGCTCCAAACCATAACTGTCCGGGAAGACTATCATGTATGATTTCATCAGGAAATTTTACGCGAAAATCTCGACACGCCCGGTCCGACTCCCGTGGATAAACTATTGTCAGCATTTCACCTTTAAAATTATACGTAACGATTGATATGCACGACAATCTTTGAGGTATGTACCTATAATATGAAGAACCCTATCTTGAGAAATTCTGAGTTTATTTACAAGGGCATTGCACCTTTCCGGATCTCGCCGACCATCGAAAGAGTCCAATTCGAGCGCTGAATGGAACGTCGGTTTGATTAGGAAAAATGTATAGGTGGGAAATTCAAAGAATGACCAACCAATACAATTCAAAGCTTCATCAGCGTAGAAGAACTTCGCGAGAGGTGCCCAATCATCCGGCCGCGGCTTATTCATAAGTTTGCGCAGCGAAAGCATCTGAAAAATGTCCGACAATGGAAACTATCGTCTGTAATGAGCACCTGGTGAATTACATTCGACATGTGAAACGCAAAAAGCCATAGGAATCATTGTCAGAAGTTgcacagaaaaaggaaaccatCTCAAAATCTGAGCCAAATCATTGATTGAAGTTCTTAGAAGAATGATTTGACCTCACTAACTGTACTGATAATCCTAACTAGAAAATAAGCAGAAACATACGTTACCTCGTATGCTTACAAAAATATTCGACAAATTCTAGGAAGAGTAGATGAGTATTTACCTCATTTTCACGGAAATTAACACTTTACAAGCATGCCAACATCACAGTAATCACTATGTTTGTTGTTATGGTAACATGTAAAGCAGAAAAGCTAATACATGAAAGTTTATCCCAATACTACTTCCGGAATGAGTTCACATAGTGAATGACAAGATGAGCGCTTGAATTTGTGATAATCcggaaacaaaattaaaatgtgtggaaacaaaaatcctttttGCATGGCAAGATGTCAATTTTCCGCAAATAATGTgaggaaacaacaaaaaacacaataaaacTGTTTCAGCTCTTCTCTGAATTATAATTAACAATGAAAAGacgaataaaatttaatgtgCATACAGTTTTGTATGCTTGATGTACACACTGTGCAAAGTACGGAGAATAACGTGGTTATTTTGAATGCACGCTGACGACAATTCATAATCAAAATGTAAAACTAGAAACTGTGTTTAGAGCACCACAAGGGAACAACAATGTATAACGCcaaacaacgaaaacaacgaaataaaaaaaaatctaacgaAATTATGATACTAAAACCCTCAATTCTCATTCTTACTTAGTTCGACGCCATTCTCACTGAATGGGTTTTCCTGAGAGAAAACAGCGACgttcaaatagaaataaatgacaATGCGTAGAGAATTTATAATTTCTGATCATTTCCATAACATTTTCAATTCTACATCAGTCCCACGCAATTGTCCAGTGGAGCGCTTTCAAACAAGTAATACAAAATCATGAACACACAATCATTTCTCTATTCTACTTCCGAAATACAGAATAACAGAAATGGAGTAGTGAAGTGTATGTAGAAGCGGCCACAGAAGTAGATTAGTAGGTTCAAACGGGTTTTGAATACTAGCAGTCAACAACGAACAattaaatttacaaaaatagaTACTTAAATCAAAAGAAGATTGTGGCTGCCAAATAAGACACTATCTTTATAACAAAGTAGCCTCAAAAATCGAACGGATAGTCCACGAAAATAAGTGGGAACGAGAAGTGAAGGGCTCTCGTCAGCTGAAGACTGTCTCAAGAGAATTTATAGCATTCAAAGACGAAAAGATACTCCATCATTCGTGATTCAAGAAGGATACATCGGTATGATCAGTCAGTAGTTTAGCCACTTCGGAAAAGATAGGAACAAACAGAATGAAACGATAGAATCAGAGTTACATTTCTAGATATAAATTGGCTGATTAGTTTAGCAATTGGACATAAGGAGGATAGATAAGAACGACAATAGAGACAAAGAGAGCGATTCTGACAAATAGTGAGTAGAAAGTGTTCCCGGCTATCCTTGATGGCAGATGGACTATTCGCGGACGAAATTATTTTgcgtgtactacttttttcgTCTATTGCCGCCGCACTAGTGCTCATCGATTATCCCAATTTCTGTGACAATTAAGTTTTCTCTGTGTATGAACACTAGTTTTATCTGTGTAATCAATAGAATTAGGTTACTTTTGTGGAGCTcaactaaaaacaaaacattcgcaaAACTAGCGACAGCGAAACATGTGGGATTTCTTTTtagactttttaaaaatatatttttgtaaaaaggTATGGAAGTGAATGAAGCACAGTCCTCGGCAGGGTCACCATTTTCTGATGGATACTGAGGGGATTTAACTTTCTTGATGATATCCTATCCAATTCCTGACTTTTATCTTGTTTATTCCATGGATTTCTTGACATTCGTCACCCCCGCTCATTTCCGCCTATTACGCTCTTATATCCGCTGTAcaatggagaaaaaatatttgaaaaacattacATGAGCCGCGATTTAATCATCATCCAGTGTTGAATGCGTCATTAAGTGCACCCCCACGTAAATATTACACAATATCATGAATGTACGCAAGGATATTTACGGAAATCCCCAGAGATTTCCAGTGCAGAATATGTTGAAATTCAATCGAACATTGTATCAACAGGCAGGGATAGGCTGGAATTTATATTcatggaaaaatattttactcTGAAAAATAACTTaagtcaataaaaataaactaagcCTTGAAAAATATGGAGTGAAGAGTGAAAACGAATAGAACAAAAGTAGGATTAGCTTTGAAGTGAGTCGATGAATgaatatacgaaaaaaaaaacagaagatgagtataaatgtgaaattcaTAGCAAAATCGAGAGGACTTCCCATTACTGACTGATAAGAGACTACACGACCAAAACTAgtgataaaaaagaataaaaattgcaCTAAGTACACACTTAACCTGTAAACAACTCTTTCATTTGGAATGAgcatctgaagaaaaatgtgtccGCTCCTATTCACCTCGTTCCTATGACGATCGCATCCTCCGCGAACAACTGAAGACTTTAATGCTGTTGTCAGCGACCAAGAGCAAATATATAAGCGAAGCGATCGATTTCGGAAGTTCCTCTACTTACGGTCCGTGAGACGCTATCGCTAATGCGATATGTCTACTAAATAACCGGACTATAACTGATGATAATCGGCTGTTCTACTCTTACGTAACGTGAATTCAATGTAATGTgacttcttatttctggaattttccgaCAGACGCTGACGCTCCACGGTTTTTAGCGAATGCGTGAAGGGCTCACCGCGTGATGAAAGTTGTTTACACTCATTTCGTCAACTTTTTAACTCAATCCTCACTTTAATGAGGTGGTACTTCAGGAAATTGAACAGAAATAACGTGTTTTAGAAGtgtcttgagtttttttttttttttgagtgtcTTAAATGTATAAATGACGATACCAGGGCTTTAAACATATAAGTTTGCAAAGtagaaaattcagaaagagaggaagagagaggGAAGAGAAGGGAATGAGGAGAAATCGAGGGCAGAAATGAACAGAGGATTAGAAATTGCAGGTGAAAAACAAAGTCATTATGAAAATTGCGCGAAACCACACTTCGGATAACCAGCTGCTgtatgtctgtctgtctgtctgacGAGTTCTGCACAATATACTGCTCATAATGCAAAAAGTTGTAGGAATGTAGCGCCGAATACTATCGTAATCTAcgtaaatatgtaataatgtaCAGATGATTTCATGCATACGCAGCAAATGATCATGGGAAAAAATCGGATCAAATTTTCTATAAAATCAACGAgcgaaaaaattgaggaagtaAACCCATGGCGAAGATGAAAAGTTTTCGAGGAACGATCCATGATCGCAAAATGAGTCATGACAAACAACAAACGCTTGACGACGAGATTAGCCGGCCGGATTTGAACGACGAGAATACTGGGACCTCTGGAATCGGAATGAACAAACGTTCACCAGCAAAAGAGACCGATGAAACGGCTATAATGTCGTCACACACTCACAACACAAAGCAAGACAAACAAACGTTGTGCACAGTGAATGACAAAAATCGATAGAACGACGCGGCACGAGCGAGACGGTGTGTTGGCCATGTAGATGCGTGTGGAACTGGTACAGGGAATTGTATGAGGTTGATATTCTTATATATAAACAGATAAGACCACATTATTAAATAAACCGATCCGAAGTGACTAAGAAAACGTCGTCGACGACAACATTAAACTCAAGAGATTGCGCGCATAATGATCGAATACGCGTCGTCAATTCCTGATCTCTGGAATGAATCGATCGACAAGTTGTAAGCATCGAAGGATCGATGATCAGATAAGTCTTCAAGCATGGTCCAAAGATTGACGTCTTATCAAATTAAGAATTGAGACCAACATAGATGAGATACGAATGAAGCGATGAGTTCGATGAAACGGTGAAGTGTGAGGAGAATGACAGCATCAGCTGTAGCAATGTGAACCGCATCGCAATGCCGGCGCGTCGCGGCCGTTCTTCCCTGATTTTCACGCTCACGGCAGTTTATCGGATTGTTGATGGAAAATTTGGAGGTTCTCTCTGTTCTCATCTCTGGTTTGTTATCTGATGTTTGTTGGGGAACCGCAAATAATCGCAGAAATTCATGTGTTTATCATAAATATGTGGTATTAGCTATCGGACGGCGATTATCGCTTTGATCTTTGTCCTCTTAAAGGGCTTGTTTTGTTGACGTTTATTATGACAATATGACTTAAGATTTCTGTTCGTTTCTCCTTCATATTATTGTGGAACCAACACTATTTATTAGATGGCattgtgtttattttgatGGGAGCGACTCATCTCACATCGTTTTTCAGTCCACAAATAAAATTCGATTTCAGGCAAACGGTGGGCCAGCCATGATTGGCGGCCTATTCGTGTACAACCATAAAGGGGAGGTATTGATCTCTCGTATATATCGGGATGACGTCACGTTAGTAATGATTTTTTAATGTGAATAAACTAGAGATAATGtttttgtaaatattattttaaggAGAAATGCTGTCGACGCGTTTAGAGTCAATGTTATTCATGCTAGGCAACAGGTAAGGCTGTactcatttccttctttcattcTAATTGTTTATGTTCATGGTTAGCTATGAGATATAATACTGTAGCACATTTTTGTATCCCCAGGCAGTTATAAGTATCCCTCCTGGAGTACCTCTGGATGATTAAACAGCAAGGTAGAAATGatcttattgtttttgttaaaaaaatatatgataaACGTTCTCAGAAGTAAGCTCAATCCgtcatttttttgaagctaTCCTCGTTTCTATGTAGAATACCGAGTGTAGGTTGGTGGTGCTGAATCATTGATATCGAACTGTGCATCCTTGAAGCTGTTGTTAGACATCGCTGGGATCGGCACCTACTCATTATTTACAAGTcctattcttcaattttcttgcAGTGTTACTCATCATGTGATGATCGACGAAAACTTTCAACATTTTCGTAATCTTAAGCCAAAATCGATAGAAATTTATATCCAGTCGgtcagaaacagaaaaaataggatCAACATGACTCAACTTGAACTCAGCAGTCGCATCACTCGATTATCGATGCGCATTTCGGTTATTCAACTCATGATTTGTAAAAATCCAAGAAGAC is a window encoding:
- a CDS encoding hypothetical protein (NECATOR_CHRX.G21840.T2) is translated as MLSLRKLMNKPRPDDWAPLAKFFYADEALNCIALELDSFDGRRDPERCNALVNKLRISQDRVLHIIGEMLTIVYPRESDRACRDFRVKFPDEIIHDSLPGQLWFGAECLAAGSSIIDHESESDAIRPLAKELTRHLDSLRDLLKDQSLRDPLIYTDAIKESLLKFDHLFAAFEFQYVSAMVPVKSVKEHDAQLDVAVLFSDVLERALAQRLITQEQIDSFDPIVMICIPRLAIVWGLIYYPEGALNVDGPQENISEMFRPYYSLLSKIRNLLLALTPNELLKVEKILCTGETQVAEEKDALTMAAFRSNHESHDSRSRKPLANLQLKRCQSDDNDYGSETVAEKTIKRTEGDCDTEKLDINADYESGTQDEVDAEPLSGSEEGEAQGPEYSLDDTCMSPNAFELRSKFHSADDLIHRLFVCISGVADQLQTNYSSEVRKVLKLILQPTEVIPVYEVDTPALVNGQTAANAENEEETGVEVQETLPLPSFVGVRWVPDEDCEQCTACSAPFTVVRRRHHCRNCGRIFCNRCSRNSICIPELGYDRRVRVCNLCFLHRMNPFGNCVPGAQSTSTEVRTNPAPRS
- a CDS encoding hypothetical protein (NECATOR_CHRX.G21840.T1) — protein: MLSLRKLMNKPRPDDWAPLAKFFYADEALNCIALELDSFDGRRDPERCNALVNKLRISQDRVLHIIGEMLTIVYPRESDRACRDFRVKFPDEIIHDSLPGQLWFGAECLAAGSSIIDHESESDAIRPLAKELTRHLDSLRDLLKDQSLRDPLIYTDAIKESLLKFDHLFAAFEFQYVSAMVPVKSVKEHDAQLDVAVLFSDVLERALAQRLITQEQIDSFDPIVMICIPRLAIVWGLIYYPEGALNVDGPQENISEMFRPYYSLLSKIRNLLLALTPNELLKVEKILCTGETQVAEEKDALTMAAFRSNHESHDSRSRKPLANLQLKRCQSDDNDYGSETVAEKTIKRTEGDCDTEKLDINADYESGTQDEVDAEPLSGSEEGEAQGPEYSLDDTCMSPNAFELRSKFHSADDLIHRLFVCISGVADQLQTNYSSEVRKVLKLILQPTEVIPVYEVNGQTAANAENEEETGVEVQETLPLPSFVGVRWVPDEDCEQCTACSAPFTVVRRRHHCRNCGRIFCNRCSRNSICIPELGYDRRVRVCNLCFLHRMNPFGNCVPGAQSTSTEVRTNPAPRS
- a CDS encoding hypothetical protein (NECATOR_CHRX.G21841.T1), coding for MAKMKSFRGTIHDRKMSHDKQQTLDDEISRPDLNDENTGTSGIGMNKRSPAKETDETAIMSSHTHNTKQDKQTLCTVNDKNR